In Juglans microcarpa x Juglans regia isolate MS1-56 chromosome 7D, Jm3101_v1.0, whole genome shotgun sequence, the following are encoded in one genomic region:
- the LOC121240048 gene encoding NAD(P)H-quinone oxidoreductase subunit N, chloroplastic, whose protein sequence is MAAAACLNYGTPASLKLHQKQLKTGNNCMFDITMVGKRSMMMMGMRGRHCKANKRVGTVRCGGIGIGDFIGGDLVKFDLGQWLSDVEEHKALAIYTPHEGGYEGRYSTRLRYQGYYFLDLSARGLGDPETTLTKIHPVCPAHLGKQPIARWYFPPEVDYRLDALPPDAKGLVVWIIEAKVLSKSELQFLALLPSLRPKVRVIAECGNWRKFMWKPLKEIAGLTEIKEV, encoded by the exons ATGGCAGCTGCAGCCTGCTTGAATTATGGTACACCAGCCTCACTCAAGCTGCATCAGAAGCAGCTCAAAACAGGAAACAACTGCATGTTTGACATAACGATGGTGGGAAAAAGaagcatgatgatgatggggaTGAGAGGGAGACATTGCAAGGCAAACAAAAGGGTAGGGACGGTGAGGTGCGGTGGGATAGGAATAGGGGACTTTATAGGAGGGGATTTGGTGAAATTTGATCTGGGTCAATGGCTGTCGGATGTGGAAGAGCACAAAGCCCTCGCCATTTACACCCCGCATGAGGGAGGCTACGAGGGTCGATACTCTACACGACTCCGATACCAGGGATACTATTTCCTCGACCTCTCTGCTAGAGGCCTTGGAGACCCTGAGACCACCCTCACCAAGATTCACCCTGTTTGCCCT GCACATTTAGGGAAACAGCCCATTGCGAGGTGGTATTTCCCACCGGAAGTTGATTACAGGCTCGATGCACTGCCTCCAGATGCCAAAGGACTTGTGGTGTGGATAATTGAAGCCAAg GTTCTTTCCAAGTCGGAATTGCAGTTTCTCGCTCTGCTTCCCTCGCTGCGGCCCAAAGTCAGGGTCATTGCTGAATGCGGTAACTG GAGAAAGTTTATGTGGAAGCCTCTCAAAGAGATTGCGGGACTAACTGAGATTAAGGAAGTATGA
- the LOC121240041 gene encoding probable LRR receptor-like serine/threonine-protein kinase At1g06840 isoform X1, whose protein sequence is MYQSTAWTYGIYFISWLCWSSLLTGAQNFITHPEEVKALEEIRRSLIDPNNNLRNWDRGDPCTSNWAGIVCSNGTLNDGYLHVLKLQLRTMELLGSLSPKLGRLSNLTILDFMWNNISGSIPKEIGNIASLELLLLNGNQLTGPLPEELGHLPNLDRIQIDQNNISGPIPISFANLNKTKHFGHMNNNSISGQIPPKLYRLPNLIHLLLDNNNLSGYLPPEFFEMPQLRILQLDNNNFNGTTIPASYSKMSKLRKLSLRNCNLQGEMPELSRIPNLLFLDLSSNQLNGSIPQDRLSEKITTIDLSNNFLTGKIPINFSGLPRLQSLLIANNALSGSIPSIIWQSRTLGKMESLIVELQNNKLSNITGITNLPSNVTVWLQGNPLCSNPNLVQFCGSESEDESKSQGPTNNTLLCSCPPSYEDSPTSDGCACAAPLLVGFRLKSPGFSDFLPYRFEFEDYLASGLELVRQQLYIDSFEWEEGPRLKMYLKLFPVDHIFNDSEVLRIMNMFGSWKIPYRNIIGPYELLNFTLLDVYRDAIPTPPKSSLSKGALAGIVLGAIAGGVTLSSIVFLLVLRRRMRNIRAISRKRHASKAFMKIDGVKAFTYGELAMATKNFHSSTQAGQGGYGKVYKGILVDGSVVAIKRAQEGCLQGEKEFLTEIEFLSRLHHRNLVSLIGYCDEEREQMLVYEFMSNGTLRDQLSAKSKDPLNFAMRLRIALGSAKGILYLHTDANPPIFHRDIKASNILLDSKYTAKVADFGLSRLAPVPDIEGAIPAYVFTAVMGTPGYVDPEYFLTNKLTDKSDVYSLGVVFLELLTGMQAISHGKNIVREVNDAYQSGMIFSLIDGRMGFYPSESVVKFLTLALKCCQEETDARPSMAEVVRELESICSVMPEVDAMTADHLFTDVEKVVTPLPSSSSTLKYPYVSSDVSGSNLVSEVIPIVKPR, encoded by the exons ATGTATCAATCAACAGCCTGGACTTatggaatatattttatttcatggtTGTGTTGGTCTTCACTTCTCACCGGAGCACAGAATTTCATCACTCATCCGGAGGAAG TGAAGGCATTGGAGGAAATCAGAAGAAGTTTGATAGATCCAAATAACAATTTGAGAAATTGGGATCGAGGAGATCCATGCACATCCAATTGGGCAGGGATTGTGTGCTCCAATGGGACTTTAAATGATGGATATCTACATGTTCTAAAATT GCAACTTCGGACAATGGAATTGTTAGGGAGTTTATCACCAAAGCTTGGCCGCTTATCAAACCTGACAATATT GGATTTTATGTGGAACAACATAAGTGGGAGTATACCCAAGGAGATAGGCAATATAGCTAGTTTGGAACTCTT GCTTCTAAATGGAAACCAATTAACAGGTCCATTACCCGAAGAGCTTGGTCATCTTCCAAACTTGGACAGGATACAAATTGACCAGAACAACATATCAGGACCAATACCCATCTCATTTGCAAATTTGAACAAAACAAAGCATTT CGGTCACATGAACAACAATTCAATTAGTGGGCAAATCCCGCCCAAGCTATACAGATTACCAAATCTTATTCACTT GCTTCTTGATAACAACAATTTATCAGGGTATCTGCCACCAGAGTTCTTTGAAATGCCACAATTAAGGATACT TCAACTTGATAACAACAACTTCAATGGGACTACAATTCCAGCTTCTTATAGCAAAATGTCCAAGTTGCGTAAGTT GAGCCTTAGGAACTGCAACTTGCAAGGAGAAATGCCTGAGTTGAGCAGAATACCAAACCTTCTTTTTCT TGACCTCAGTTCAAATCAGCTAAATGGATCCATTCCTCAAGATAGGCTTTCTGAGAAGATTACAACTAT TGATTTATCCAACAACTTTCTTACTGGAAAAATTCCCATCAACTTTTCGGGCCTTCCTCGTCTCCAGAGTCT GCTAATTGCGAACAATGCATTGAGTGGCTCTATTCCATCCATCATTTGGCAAAGTAGGACTTTGGGCAAAATGGAAAGCCTTATAGT GGAGTTGCAGAACAACAAGCTTTCAAATATTACAGGCATTACCAATCTACCTTCAAATGTCACTGTCTG GCTTCAAGGGAATCCCTTATGCTCGAACCCAAACCTAGTCCAGTTTTGTGGATCTGAAAGTGAGGACGAAAGTAAAAGTCAGGGTCCAACAAATAACACTTTGCTTTGCTCTTGTCCACCCTCTTATGAAGATTCCCCTACATCTGATGGTTGTGCCTGTGCTGCCCCTCTGCTTGTTGGATTTCGGTTAAAAAGTCCTGGATTCTCAGATTTCCTTCCGTACAGATTTGAGTTTGAGGACTACTTGGCATCTGGTCTCGAGTTAGTCCGTCAACAACTGTACATCGATTCTTTTGAATGGGAAGAAGGACCACGACTGAAAATGTACTTGAAGCTTTTTCCAGTAGATCATATTTTCAATGACAGTGAGGTTCTGCGAATCATGAACATGTTTGGATCATGGAAAATCCCTTATAGAAACATCATTGGACCTTATGAACTTCTGAACTTCACTTTATTGGACGTTTATAGAGATG CAATTCCCACCCCTCCAAAGTCTTCTTTAAGCAAAGGCGCATTGGCTGGCATAGTATTGGGGGCCATTGCAGGTGGAGTAACATTGTCGTCAATTGTTTTTCTTCTGGTGCTGAGAAGGCGTATGAGGAACATAAGGGCAATTTCAAGAAAACGTCATG CATCTAAGGCCTTCATGAAAATTGATGGTGTGAAGGCTTTCACTTATGGAGAATTGGCTATGGCTACAAAAAATTTTCACAGCTCCACTCAGGCTGGCCAAGGAGGATATGGAAAGGTTTATAAAGGAATTCTGGTTGATGGTTCAGTTGTGGCCATAAAACGTGCACAAGAGGGATGCTTGCAGGGTGAGAAGGAGTTCTTGACAGAGATAGAATTTTTGTCAAGGTTACATCATCGGAACCTTGTGTCTTTAATTGGATACTGTGATGAAGAACGTGAACAG ATGTTGGTCTATGAGTTTATGTCAAATGGTACTCTAAGAGATCAACTTTCTG CCAAGTCTAAAGATCCTCTGAATTTTGCTATGAGATTGAGAATTGCCCTAGGATCAGCTAAGGGCATCCTCTACCTGCATACAGACGCTAATCCACCGATATTTCACCGAGATATCAAGGCCAGCAATATATTATTGGACTCTAAGTACACAGCAAAAGTTGCTGATTTTGGACTTTCACGACTTGCCCCAGTTCCAGATATTGAAGGGGCGATTCCTGCCTATGTATTTACAGCTGTGATGGGAACACCA GGCTACGTAGATCCAGAGTACTTCTTAACTAATAAGCTGACAGACAAGAGTGACGTTTATAGTCTTGGTGTTGTTTTTCTAGAACTCCTGACTGGGATGCAGGCAATCTCACATGGCAAAAACATTGTCAGAGAG GTTAATGATGCTTATCAATCTGGTATGATCTTTTCGCTCATTGATGGGCGAATGGGATTTTATCCTTCTGAAAGTGTggtgaaatttttaactttggCCCTCAAGTGTTGCCAAGAAGAGACAGATGCACGACCTTCAATGGCAGAGGTGGTTCGAGAACTCGAAAGCATATGCAGTGTGATGCCCGAGGTGGATGCCATGACAGCAGATCACTTGTTCACAGATGTGGAAAAAGTTGTGACTCCACTGCCATCATCATCCTCTACATTGAAGTATCCTTATGTGTCATCAGATGTATCTGGAAGTAACCTTGTTAGTGAAGTCATTCCAATCGTCAAGCCTAGGTAG
- the LOC121240041 gene encoding probable LRR receptor-like serine/threonine-protein kinase At1g06840 isoform X2, producing the protein MYQSTAWTYGIYFISWLCWSSLLTGAQNFITHPEEVKALEEIRRSLIDPNNNLRNWDRGDPCTSNWAGIVCSNGTLNDGYLHVLKLQLRTMELLGSLSPKLGRLSNLTILDFMWNNISGSIPKEIGNIASLELLLLNGNQLTGPLPEELGHLPNLDRIQIDQNNISGPIPISFANLNKTKHFHMNNNSISGQIPPKLYRLPNLIHLLLDNNNLSGYLPPEFFEMPQLRILQLDNNNFNGTTIPASYSKMSKLRKLSLRNCNLQGEMPELSRIPNLLFLDLSSNQLNGSIPQDRLSEKITTIDLSNNFLTGKIPINFSGLPRLQSLLIANNALSGSIPSIIWQSRTLGKMESLIVELQNNKLSNITGITNLPSNVTVWLQGNPLCSNPNLVQFCGSESEDESKSQGPTNNTLLCSCPPSYEDSPTSDGCACAAPLLVGFRLKSPGFSDFLPYRFEFEDYLASGLELVRQQLYIDSFEWEEGPRLKMYLKLFPVDHIFNDSEVLRIMNMFGSWKIPYRNIIGPYELLNFTLLDVYRDAIPTPPKSSLSKGALAGIVLGAIAGGVTLSSIVFLLVLRRRMRNIRAISRKRHASKAFMKIDGVKAFTYGELAMATKNFHSSTQAGQGGYGKVYKGILVDGSVVAIKRAQEGCLQGEKEFLTEIEFLSRLHHRNLVSLIGYCDEEREQMLVYEFMSNGTLRDQLSAKSKDPLNFAMRLRIALGSAKGILYLHTDANPPIFHRDIKASNILLDSKYTAKVADFGLSRLAPVPDIEGAIPAYVFTAVMGTPGYVDPEYFLTNKLTDKSDVYSLGVVFLELLTGMQAISHGKNIVREVNDAYQSGMIFSLIDGRMGFYPSESVVKFLTLALKCCQEETDARPSMAEVVRELESICSVMPEVDAMTADHLFTDVEKVVTPLPSSSSTLKYPYVSSDVSGSNLVSEVIPIVKPR; encoded by the exons ATGTATCAATCAACAGCCTGGACTTatggaatatattttatttcatggtTGTGTTGGTCTTCACTTCTCACCGGAGCACAGAATTTCATCACTCATCCGGAGGAAG TGAAGGCATTGGAGGAAATCAGAAGAAGTTTGATAGATCCAAATAACAATTTGAGAAATTGGGATCGAGGAGATCCATGCACATCCAATTGGGCAGGGATTGTGTGCTCCAATGGGACTTTAAATGATGGATATCTACATGTTCTAAAATT GCAACTTCGGACAATGGAATTGTTAGGGAGTTTATCACCAAAGCTTGGCCGCTTATCAAACCTGACAATATT GGATTTTATGTGGAACAACATAAGTGGGAGTATACCCAAGGAGATAGGCAATATAGCTAGTTTGGAACTCTT GCTTCTAAATGGAAACCAATTAACAGGTCCATTACCCGAAGAGCTTGGTCATCTTCCAAACTTGGACAGGATACAAATTGACCAGAACAACATATCAGGACCAATACCCATCTCATTTGCAAATTTGAACAAAACAAAGCATTT TCACATGAACAACAATTCAATTAGTGGGCAAATCCCGCCCAAGCTATACAGATTACCAAATCTTATTCACTT GCTTCTTGATAACAACAATTTATCAGGGTATCTGCCACCAGAGTTCTTTGAAATGCCACAATTAAGGATACT TCAACTTGATAACAACAACTTCAATGGGACTACAATTCCAGCTTCTTATAGCAAAATGTCCAAGTTGCGTAAGTT GAGCCTTAGGAACTGCAACTTGCAAGGAGAAATGCCTGAGTTGAGCAGAATACCAAACCTTCTTTTTCT TGACCTCAGTTCAAATCAGCTAAATGGATCCATTCCTCAAGATAGGCTTTCTGAGAAGATTACAACTAT TGATTTATCCAACAACTTTCTTACTGGAAAAATTCCCATCAACTTTTCGGGCCTTCCTCGTCTCCAGAGTCT GCTAATTGCGAACAATGCATTGAGTGGCTCTATTCCATCCATCATTTGGCAAAGTAGGACTTTGGGCAAAATGGAAAGCCTTATAGT GGAGTTGCAGAACAACAAGCTTTCAAATATTACAGGCATTACCAATCTACCTTCAAATGTCACTGTCTG GCTTCAAGGGAATCCCTTATGCTCGAACCCAAACCTAGTCCAGTTTTGTGGATCTGAAAGTGAGGACGAAAGTAAAAGTCAGGGTCCAACAAATAACACTTTGCTTTGCTCTTGTCCACCCTCTTATGAAGATTCCCCTACATCTGATGGTTGTGCCTGTGCTGCCCCTCTGCTTGTTGGATTTCGGTTAAAAAGTCCTGGATTCTCAGATTTCCTTCCGTACAGATTTGAGTTTGAGGACTACTTGGCATCTGGTCTCGAGTTAGTCCGTCAACAACTGTACATCGATTCTTTTGAATGGGAAGAAGGACCACGACTGAAAATGTACTTGAAGCTTTTTCCAGTAGATCATATTTTCAATGACAGTGAGGTTCTGCGAATCATGAACATGTTTGGATCATGGAAAATCCCTTATAGAAACATCATTGGACCTTATGAACTTCTGAACTTCACTTTATTGGACGTTTATAGAGATG CAATTCCCACCCCTCCAAAGTCTTCTTTAAGCAAAGGCGCATTGGCTGGCATAGTATTGGGGGCCATTGCAGGTGGAGTAACATTGTCGTCAATTGTTTTTCTTCTGGTGCTGAGAAGGCGTATGAGGAACATAAGGGCAATTTCAAGAAAACGTCATG CATCTAAGGCCTTCATGAAAATTGATGGTGTGAAGGCTTTCACTTATGGAGAATTGGCTATGGCTACAAAAAATTTTCACAGCTCCACTCAGGCTGGCCAAGGAGGATATGGAAAGGTTTATAAAGGAATTCTGGTTGATGGTTCAGTTGTGGCCATAAAACGTGCACAAGAGGGATGCTTGCAGGGTGAGAAGGAGTTCTTGACAGAGATAGAATTTTTGTCAAGGTTACATCATCGGAACCTTGTGTCTTTAATTGGATACTGTGATGAAGAACGTGAACAG ATGTTGGTCTATGAGTTTATGTCAAATGGTACTCTAAGAGATCAACTTTCTG CCAAGTCTAAAGATCCTCTGAATTTTGCTATGAGATTGAGAATTGCCCTAGGATCAGCTAAGGGCATCCTCTACCTGCATACAGACGCTAATCCACCGATATTTCACCGAGATATCAAGGCCAGCAATATATTATTGGACTCTAAGTACACAGCAAAAGTTGCTGATTTTGGACTTTCACGACTTGCCCCAGTTCCAGATATTGAAGGGGCGATTCCTGCCTATGTATTTACAGCTGTGATGGGAACACCA GGCTACGTAGATCCAGAGTACTTCTTAACTAATAAGCTGACAGACAAGAGTGACGTTTATAGTCTTGGTGTTGTTTTTCTAGAACTCCTGACTGGGATGCAGGCAATCTCACATGGCAAAAACATTGTCAGAGAG GTTAATGATGCTTATCAATCTGGTATGATCTTTTCGCTCATTGATGGGCGAATGGGATTTTATCCTTCTGAAAGTGTggtgaaatttttaactttggCCCTCAAGTGTTGCCAAGAAGAGACAGATGCACGACCTTCAATGGCAGAGGTGGTTCGAGAACTCGAAAGCATATGCAGTGTGATGCCCGAGGTGGATGCCATGACAGCAGATCACTTGTTCACAGATGTGGAAAAAGTTGTGACTCCACTGCCATCATCATCCTCTACATTGAAGTATCCTTATGTGTCATCAGATGTATCTGGAAGTAACCTTGTTAGTGAAGTCATTCCAATCGTCAAGCCTAGGTAG
- the LOC121240039 gene encoding probable LRR receptor-like serine/threonine-protein kinase At1g06840 — MLEHFKCRPGGELAYYNNSQSWILGEIWKPGSLFEMYQSTAWTCAIFFISWLCWSSLLAGAQNSMITHPEEVKALEEIKRSLIDPKNNLRNWNRGDPCTSNWTGIVCSNGTSNDGYRHVLQLQLLKMELLGNLSSELGRLSNLTILSFMWNNISGSIPKEIGNLASLKLLLVNGNQLTGPLPEELGYLPNLDRIQIDQNNISGPLPISFANLNKTRHFHMNNNSISGQIPPELYKLPSLVHLLLDNNNLSGYLPPELSRMPLLRILQLDNNNFNGTTIPASYSNMSRLLKLSLRNCNLQGEMPDMSRIPRLLYLDLSSNKLSGSIPPDRLSANITTIDLSNNNLTGEIPINFSSLPRLQRLLIANNSLSGSIPSSIWQNRTLNKMENLTVELQNNELSNITGSTDLPPNVTVWLQGNPLCSNANLVQFCGSESEDKSKSQGPTNNSSLCSCPPSYEDSPTSDGCACAAPLLIGYRLKSPGFSDFLPYRSDFENYLTSAINIVLHQLHIDSFEWEEGPRLKMYLKLFPENNLFNDSEVQRLVNLFESWDIRDEPIFGPYELLNLTLLDVYKPATPIPQKSSLSKGALAGIVLGAIAGAVALSTVVFLLILRRHVRKTSAISRKRRASKAFMRIDGVKSFTYGELATATNNFNDSTLAGQGGYGKVYKGILVDGSVVAIKRAQEGSLQGEKEFLTEIELLSRLHHRNLVSLVGYCDEELEQMLVYEFMSNGTLRDNLSAKAKDPLNFAMRLRIALGSAKGILYLHTDANPPIFHRDIKASNILLDSTYTAKVADFGLSRLAPVADIEGTVPTYVSTVVMGTPGYLDPEYFLTHKLTDKSDVYSLGVVFLELLTGMQPISQGKNIVREVNVANQSGMIFSIIDGQMGSYPSEGVVKFFTLALKCCQEETDARPSMAEVVRELESICSMMPEADAIKADHMFTDVEKVVTPPLSSSSSSTVKYPYVSLDVSGSNLVSEVVPIIKPR; from the exons ATGCTTGAGCATTTCAAATGCCGACCTG GTGGAGAACTCGCATACTACAACAATTCCCAAAGTTGGATACTAGGAGAAATTTGGAAGCCCGGCAGTCTTTTTGAGATGTATCAATCAACAGCCTGGACTTgtgcaatattttttatttcatggtTGTGTTGGTCTTCACTACTCGCCGGAGCACAGAATTCCATGATCACTCATCCGGAGGAAG TGAAGGCATTGGAGGAAATCAAGAGAAGCTTGATAGATCCAAAGAACAATCTGAGAAATTGGAATCGAGGAGATCCATGCACATCAAATTGGACAGGGATTGTGTGCTCCAATGGGACTTCAAATGATGGATATCGACATGTTCTACAATT GCAACTTCTGAAAATGGAATTGTTGGGAAATTTATCGTCGGAGCTTGGCCGCTTATCAAACCTGACAATATT GAGCTTTATGTGGAACAACATAAGTGGGAGCATACCCAAGGAGATAGGCAATCTTGCGTCTTTGAAACTCTT GCTTGTGAATGGAAACCAATTAACAGGTCCATTACCTGAAGAGCTTGGTTATCTTCCAAACTTGGACAGAATACAAATTGACCAGAACAACATATCAGGACCATTACCCATCTCATTTGCAAATTTGAACAAAACAAGGCATTT TCACATGAACAACAATTCAATTAGTGGGCAAATCCCGCCAGAGCTATACAAATTGCCAAGTCTTGTTCACTT GCTTCTTGATAATAACAATTTATCAGGGTATCTGCCACCAGAGCTTTCCAGAATGCCACTATTGCGAATACT TCAACTTGATAACAACAACTTCAATGGGACTACAATTCCAGCTTCTTATAGCAATATGTCCCGGTTGCTTAAGTT GAGCCTTAGGAACTGCAACTTGCAAGGAGAAATGCCCGATATGAGCAGAATACCAAGACTTCTTTATCT AGACCTCAGTTCAAACAAGTTAAGTGGATCCATTCCTCCAGATAGGCTTTCTGCGAATATTACAACTAT TGATTTATCCAACAACAATCTTACTGGAGAAATCCCCATCAACTTTTCGAGCCTTCCTCGTCTCCAGAGACT GTTAATTGCAAACAATTCATTAAGTGGCTCTATTCCATCCAGCATTTGGCAAAATAGGACTTTGAACAAGATGGAAAATCTTACAGT GGAGTTGCAGAACAATGAGCTTTCAAATATTACAGGCAGCACTGATCTACCTCCAAATGTCACTGTCTG GCTTCAAGGGAATCCCTTATGCTCGAACGCAAACCTAGTCCAGTTTTGTGGATCTGAAAGTGAGGACAAAAGTAAAAGTCAGGGTCCAACAAATAACTCTTCGCTTTGCTCTTGTCCACCCTCTTATGAAGATTCCCCCACATCTGATGGTTGTGCCTGTGCTGCCCCTCTGCTCATTGGATATCGGTTAAAAAGTCCTGGATTCTCAGATTTCCTTCCGTACAGATCTGATTTCGAGAACTACTTAACATCTGCTATTAATATAGTCCTTCATCAACTGCATATTGATTCATTTGAATGGGAGGAAGGACCACGGCTGAAAATGTACTTAAAGCTTTTTCCGGAAAATAATCTTTTCAATGATAGTGAGGTCCAGCGACTTGTGAACTTGTTTGAATCATGGGACATACGTGACGAACCCATCTTTGGACCTTATGAACTTCTGAATCTCACTCTACTGGACGTTTACAAACCTG CAACTCCCATCCCTCAAAAGTCTTCTTTAAGCAAAGGCGCATTGGCTGGCATAGTATTGGGGGCCATTGCAGGTGCAGTAGCATTGTCCACGGTTGTTTTTCTTCTGATACTGAGAAGGCATGTGAGGAAAACCAGTGCAATTTCAAGAAAACGTCGTG CATCTAAGGCCTTCATGAGAATTGATGGTGTGAAGTCTTTCACTTATGGAGAATTGGCTACGGCTACAAACAATTTTAATGACTCCACTCTGGCTGGCCAAGGAGGTTATGGAAAAGTTTATAAAGGAATTCTGGTTGATGGTTCAGTAGTGGCCATAAAACGTGCACAAGAGGGATCCTTGCAGGGTGAGAAGGAGTTCTTGACAGAGATAGAATTGTTGTCAAGGTTACATCATCGAAACCTTGTGTCTTTAGTTGGATATTGTGACGAAGAATTGGAACAG ATGTTGGTCTATGAGTTTATGTCAAATGGTACTCTACGGGATAACCTTTCTG CCAAGGCTAAAGATCCTCTGAATTTTGCTATGAGATTGAGAATTGCACTGGGATCAGCTAAGGGCATCCTCTACCTGCATACAGATGCTAATCCTCCGATATTTCATCGAGATATCAAGGCTAGCAATATATTATTGGACTCTACGTACACAGCAAAAGTTGCTGATTTTGGACTTTCGCGACTTGCCCCAGTTGCAGATATTGAAGGGACCGTTCCTACTTATGTATCCACAGTTGTGATGGGAACACCA GGCTACCTAGATCCAGAGTACTTCTTAACTCATAAGCTGACGGACAAAAGTGATGTTTATAGTCTTGGTGTTGTTTTTCTAGAACTCCTGACTGGGATGCAGCCAATCTCACAAGGCAAAAACATTGTTAGAGAG GTTAATGTTGCAAATCAATCTGGTATGATCTTTTCGATCATTGATGGGCAGATGGGGTCTTATCCTTCTGAAGGTGTAGTGAAATTTTTTACCTTGGCCCTCAAGTGTTGCCAAGAAGAGACAGATGCACGACCTTCAATGGCAGAGGTGGTTCGAGAACTTGAAAGCATATGCAGTATGATGCCGGAGGCTGACGCCATAAAAGCAGATCACATGTTCACAGATGTGGAAAAAGTTGTGACTCCACCactgtcatcatcatcatcctctacAGTGAAGTATCCTTATGTGTCATTAGATGTATCTGGAAGCAACCTTGTTAGTGAAGTCGTGCCAATCATCAAGCCTAGGTAG